A genomic window from Microcoleus sp. bin38.metabat.b11b12b14.051 includes:
- a CDS encoding trypsin-like peptidase domain-containing protein produces the protein MNYNRTIPAILSATIALSSIALIPLTSPQIALALTADAVKTVAKQITVRIQGPKGGSGVILEKQGSTYYILTNWHVVDKAGDYEVITPDGKAHSVSYSLVRRVPGVDLAVVPFSSPESYRLAELANSAATRGNKAYVAGWPISGGSLQQPIFIATEGQLTGRQTPWNGYTLVYNNLVRAGMSGGPVLDDAGRVVAINGIVRLEENSDKIVAAGIEINTFMKWRSTISLPVVPQSPTAGNPKTPANNVPRKPGSAIAFAATNTLKGPSEFISSLTLSSAYFTTGNSNGTISVWNFPGGQLKTTLQGHAEAVNALAASADGKVLASGSDDKTVKIWNLETGAVVRTLSGHSGAVSSVAVSPDGQFVASGSWDKTIKIWNAKTGELLRTLTGHSGLVSALTISPNSKTLASGSKDASIRLWNLATGAAIRTISDNNLSVLSLAFTPDGKTLVSGNGKATIGLWNVGNGQLIRRLSGHTDGVWSLAISRDGSILVTGSWDKSVKLWDVRSGELRGNLSGHSGYVTAVGISPDTKTIVSAGWLGEIKIWKRS, from the coding sequence ATGAACTACAACAGAACAATTCCGGCTATTTTGAGTGCTACGATCGCCCTAAGCTCGATCGCACTCATCCCACTCACATCACCTCAAATCGCCCTCGCCTTAACCGCCGACGCAGTTAAAACCGTCGCCAAACAAATCACCGTCCGCATCCAGGGGCCAAAAGGCGGTTCGGGAGTAATTTTAGAGAAACAAGGTAGCACCTACTATATACTCACCAACTGGCACGTAGTCGATAAAGCCGGCGATTACGAGGTTATAACTCCCGACGGCAAAGCTCACTCTGTATCATATAGCCTCGTGCGCCGAGTCCCCGGAGTGGACTTAGCTGTCGTCCCCTTCAGCAGCCCTGAAAGCTACCGCCTCGCTGAATTGGCAAATTCCGCCGCCACTCGCGGAAATAAGGCTTATGTGGCTGGCTGGCCGATATCCGGCGGTTCGCTGCAACAACCGATTTTCATCGCTACCGAAGGTCAACTTACCGGCCGCCAAACTCCTTGGAACGGTTATACATTGGTCTACAATAACTTAGTGAGAGCGGGGATGAGTGGCGGGCCTGTACTCGACGATGCGGGGCGAGTTGTCGCAATTAACGGTATTGTTAGGTTAGAGGAGAATTCTGATAAAATTGTGGCGGCGGGAATAGAAATTAATACTTTCATGAAATGGCGATCGACTATTTCGTTGCCAGTAGTCCCCCAATCTCCCACAGCCGGAAACCCGAAAACTCCCGCGAACAATGTGCCTCGGAAGCCCGGAAGTGCGATCGCCTTTGCAGCCACAAATACCCTGAAAGGGCCTTCAGAATTTATCAGTTCTCTTACCCTATCTTCCGCTTATTTTACTACAGGAAACAGCAACGGCACAATCTCAGTTTGGAATTTTCCCGGCGGGCAATTAAAAACTACACTGCAAGGACACGCCGAAGCTGTTAATGCCCTGGCTGCGAGTGCGGACGGTAAAGTGTTAGCTAGTGGCAGCGACGACAAAACGGTAAAAATTTGGAATTTAGAAACAGGCGCGGTTGTCCGCACTTTGAGCGGGCATTCCGGTGCTGTTTCGAGTGTTGCCGTCAGTCCCGACGGTCAATTTGTCGCGAGCGGCAGTTGGGACAAAACAATTAAGATTTGGAACGCAAAAACCGGGGAATTGCTGCGGACTTTAACCGGGCACTCTGGATTAGTCAGCGCTCTGACAATCAGTCCCAACAGTAAAACCTTAGCTAGCGGCAGCAAAGATGCTTCAATCAGATTGTGGAATCTAGCGACAGGTGCAGCAATTCGCACGATTAGCGACAATAACTTGTCTGTTTTATCCCTAGCCTTTACTCCCGATGGCAAAACTTTAGTTTCGGGCAATGGCAAAGCCACTATCGGCTTGTGGAATGTCGGAAACGGGCAGTTAATTCGCCGTTTGAGCGGACATACTGATGGGGTTTGGTCGCTGGCAATCAGCCGGGATGGCAGTATACTGGTTACTGGGAGTTGGGATAAGAGCGTGAAACTGTGGGATGTGCGATCGGGCGAATTGAGAGGTAATTTGAGCGGACACTCTGGCTATGTTACTGCTGTGGGAATCAGCCCTGATACTAAGACGATTGTGAGTGCTGGTTGGTTGGGGGAAATTAAGATTTGGAAAAGGAGTTAA
- a CDS encoding DUF2442 domain-containing protein, translating to MLSKNWDKELTEENLRDQIAQAKQAWKTAEATEPRAESVQYNQSEDLIVIKLKNGAIFCFPPRLAQGLESASPEQLADVWLPPSGNSVHWESLDVDFGIPELVAGIFGTKYWMAELGRKGGEATSSAKSAAARKNGKKGGRPKKNISLNS from the coding sequence ATGTTATCTAAAAACTGGGACAAAGAGTTAACTGAGGAAAATCTCCGAGATCAAATAGCCCAAGCCAAGCAAGCATGGAAAACCGCTGAGGCTACAGAGCCGCGTGCCGAATCCGTGCAGTACAATCAGTCGGAAGATTTAATTGTTATTAAACTCAAAAACGGTGCTATTTTCTGTTTTCCTCCGCGGCTTGCACAAGGCTTAGAAAGCGCTTCACCAGAACAACTTGCTGATGTTTGGCTACCGCCTTCAGGTAACAGCGTACACTGGGAAAGTCTAGATGTTGATTTTGGCATTCCTGAACTTGTCGCAGGTATTTTTGGGACAAAATATTGGATGGCTGAATTAGGCAGAAAGGGAGGAGAAGCAACTTCCAGCGCTAAATCGGCAGCAGCACGGAAAAATGGCAAGAAAGGGGGACGCCCTAAAAAGAATATTTCCCTTAATTCTTGA
- a CDS encoding pirin family protein — protein sequence MITVRKSAARGHAKISWLDSYHTFSFADYYDSNYMNFRSLRVINEDVISPGKGFGTHGHIDMEIITYVLEGALEHKDSLGTGAAIKPGEVQRMSAGTGIQHSEFNHSQTEPVHLLQIWLLPDTNGLPPSYEQREFPLAERRGQLRLVAAHDARDGAVKVHQDVDLYAAVLDKSSRVSHALQPNRHAWVQVARGSILLNGLTLEKGDGAAVSDEAELAIEAAEDAEFLLFDLA from the coding sequence ATGATTACCGTCAGAAAAAGTGCAGCAAGAGGACACGCAAAGATTAGTTGGCTGGACAGTTACCACACATTTTCATTTGCCGATTACTACGATTCAAACTATATGAATTTTCGCTCTTTGCGGGTAATCAACGAGGATGTCATTAGCCCCGGCAAAGGTTTCGGCACTCACGGGCACATCGATATGGAAATTATTACCTACGTGCTGGAAGGAGCATTAGAACATAAAGACAGTTTGGGTACCGGCGCAGCGATCAAACCAGGCGAAGTGCAGCGGATGAGTGCAGGTACGGGCATCCAACACAGCGAGTTCAATCACTCGCAAACTGAGCCTGTTCATTTGCTACAAATCTGGCTGTTACCAGATACAAATGGATTGCCACCGAGTTACGAACAGCGGGAGTTTCCTCTAGCAGAAAGGCGCGGACAACTGCGGTTGGTGGCGGCGCATGATGCGAGAGATGGTGCGGTGAAAGTGCATCAAGATGTCGATTTATATGCGGCGGTTTTGGATAAAAGCTCGCGGGTTTCTCATGCTTTGCAGCCAAATCGTCATGCTTGGGTGCAAGTTGCTCGCGGCTCTATTTTGCTCAACGGTTTGACTTTAGAAAAAGGTGACGGTGCAGCGGTTAGCGATGAGGCTGAATTGGCGATTGAAGCGGCGGAAGATGCGGAATTTTTGCTGTTTGATTTAGCATGA
- a CDS encoding helix-turn-helix domain-containing protein, with protein MQVKDVKVDRANCPVERTLEVIGGRWKVLILRELFQGVKRFNELQRAVNGITQKMLTQQLREMESDGIVHREIYLQVPPKVEYSLTPLGESLKPIIDAMHEWGIKDINYS; from the coding sequence ATGCAAGTTAAAGACGTAAAGGTCGATCGGGCAAATTGCCCAGTAGAGAGAACTTTAGAGGTGATTGGCGGGCGCTGGAAAGTCTTGATTCTCCGGGAGTTGTTTCAAGGAGTGAAGCGTTTTAACGAGCTCCAACGAGCTGTCAACGGCATTACTCAGAAGATGCTGACGCAGCAGTTGCGGGAGATGGAGTCAGACGGGATTGTGCATCGGGAAATTTACCTGCAAGTTCCGCCGAAAGTTGAATATTCGCTAACGCCTTTGGGCGAAAGTCTCAAACCGATTATTGATGCGATGCACGAATGGGGAATTAAGGATATTAACTATAGTTGA
- a CDS encoding DUF4112 domain-containing protein → MNKIERLATLNRIRKLSRLMDTAIGIPGTKLRIGLDPIIGLVPGAGDIVDTAFSAYLIYLATQFNIPRKTLGKMIYNISLEAVIGSVPLVGDIFDAFYKSNMRNLALLESHLEAEEPELAAVAEPIPESIKL, encoded by the coding sequence ATGAACAAAATAGAGCGTCTTGCCACTCTCAACCGCATCCGCAAACTCAGCCGCCTGATGGATACCGCCATTGGCATCCCCGGTACTAAACTTCGCATTGGTTTAGATCCGATTATCGGTTTAGTTCCAGGTGCTGGTGATATAGTAGATACTGCGTTTTCTGCCTACCTAATTTATTTGGCAACTCAATTCAATATTCCCCGCAAAACTCTAGGCAAAATGATTTATAATATCAGTCTGGAAGCTGTTATCGGTTCAGTGCCTTTAGTTGGAGATATCTTTGATGCTTTTTATAAGTCAAACATGAGAAATCTGGCGCTTTTGGAATCGCATCTAGAAGCAGAGGAACCGGAATTAGCCGCTGTTGCAGAACCTATTCCTGAATCGATTAAACTGTAG
- a CDS encoding low specificity L-threonine aldolase, protein MNFCSDNATGVSPEIMAAIAAANCGAVMSYGDDEYTQRLQVKFSDLFETSVTVFPVATGSAANALALAVMTPPYGAVYCHAQSHINLDECGAPEFFTGGAKLVTVTGNDAKINAENLGEIVDRAGAGVVHHVQPAAVSITQATEAGTVYNPAEIAEISEVVRRHNLHLHMDGARFANAVASLGCAPADITWRAGVDILSFGATKNGAMAAEAVVFFNQELAKTFPFYRKRSGHLFSKMRFLSAQLEAYITNDLWLTNAAHANNMAAKLAEGLAGVEKVKFCHPVEANEIFVQIPESLIAAALNQGFQFYRWDKSTVRLVTAFNTKEADIDAFVDFCKSELSHNI, encoded by the coding sequence ATGAATTTTTGTAGCGACAATGCAACCGGGGTTTCGCCGGAAATTATGGCAGCGATTGCAGCGGCTAATTGCGGTGCAGTTATGTCCTATGGAGATGATGAATATACACAGCGTTTGCAAGTTAAATTTTCGGATTTGTTCGAGACATCGGTGACAGTTTTTCCTGTAGCAACCGGTTCTGCTGCTAACGCTTTAGCCCTAGCAGTGATGACTCCTCCTTACGGGGCTGTTTACTGTCACGCCCAATCTCATATTAATCTAGATGAATGCGGCGCACCCGAGTTTTTTACCGGCGGTGCTAAGTTAGTCACTGTAACAGGAAATGATGCTAAGATAAACGCAGAGAATTTAGGTGAAATAGTCGATCGGGCTGGTGCAGGAGTCGTCCACCACGTACAGCCCGCCGCCGTCAGCATCACACAAGCCACCGAAGCAGGCACTGTCTACAATCCAGCCGAAATTGCCGAGATTTCCGAAGTTGTGCGTCGCCACAATTTGCACCTGCACATGGACGGAGCTCGCTTTGCTAATGCTGTTGCTAGCTTGGGCTGTGCGCCTGCGGATATCACTTGGCGCGCAGGTGTCGATATCCTCTCATTTGGAGCAACCAAAAACGGCGCGATGGCTGCGGAAGCTGTGGTATTTTTCAATCAAGAATTAGCAAAGACTTTCCCATTTTATCGCAAGCGCAGCGGGCATCTGTTCTCAAAGATGCGGTTTTTGTCGGCGCAGTTGGAAGCATATATAACGAATGATTTGTGGTTGACAAATGCGGCTCATGCAAATAATATGGCGGCTAAATTAGCCGAAGGTTTGGCCGGAGTTGAGAAAGTCAAGTTTTGCCATCCCGTTGAAGCTAACGAGATTTTTGTGCAGATTCCTGAATCATTGATTGCAGCAGCTTTGAATCAGGGTTTTCAGTTTTATCGGTGGGATAAATCTACTGTCAGATTGGTAACAGCCTTTAATACTAAAGAAGCAGATATTGACGCTTTCGTGGATTTTTGCAAGAGCGAGCTTTCCCATAATATTTAA
- a CDS encoding DUF2997 domain-containing protein produces the protein MAEYRQIEYRIGKDGKITETVLNATGSSCTETTAGIETALGKVESQDLLPEYYQGEEILASEQTQTLKQV, from the coding sequence ATGGCAGAGTACCGCCAAATAGAATACCGCATCGGCAAAGACGGCAAAATTACCGAAACCGTCCTCAACGCCACCGGTTCGAGTTGTACCGAAACCACGGCCGGAATTGAAACAGCCCTCGGCAAAGTAGAATCTCAAGATTTGTTGCCAGAATACTATCAAGGTGAAGAAATTTTGGCCTCCGAACAAACTCAGACTTTAAAACAAGTTTAG
- a CDS encoding XRE family transcriptional regulator, with protein sequence MFYFLGATVDVTTGPAFGITLAVGGIFLILVYAYAASEAGDAIDFKYDTILRERMKQLDIVDWQDLGEKAGLTRFGVRLVRQGDVGKLTIDQLRRLATVLNLNFQEFDRTLSALPLSATITTNPSEIEELKQQCFRLREELQQQKTQLTADFRRATFEQLQTLLTNYPAARKMAEAKPDMPAKNLSALFTPLENLLSSWNFETIGSAWEQTTYNPQLHQPDVEDITEGELVYVRFVGYRNGEQILTPAKVSRTLPAGMKK encoded by the coding sequence ATGTTCTATTTCCTCGGTGCAACAGTTGATGTAACAACAGGGCCTGCCTTCGGTATCACGCTAGCTGTCGGAGGCATTTTTCTAATTTTAGTGTATGCTTATGCTGCATCAGAGGCCGGAGATGCGATCGACTTTAAGTACGATACAATTCTCCGAGAACGCATGAAGCAGCTAGATATCGTCGATTGGCAAGACTTAGGCGAGAAAGCAGGCTTAACTCGCTTCGGGGTGCGCCTAGTGCGGCAGGGAGACGTGGGAAAACTCACCATAGACCAACTGCGGCGGCTGGCAACTGTGCTAAATTTGAATTTCCAGGAATTCGATCGCACTTTAAGCGCACTGCCCCTATCGGCTACAATTACCACCAATCCCAGCGAAATCGAAGAATTGAAACAGCAGTGTTTCCGGCTGCGCGAAGAATTGCAGCAGCAAAAAACTCAACTAACTGCCGATTTTCGCCGCGCTACCTTTGAACAATTGCAAACTTTGTTAACCAACTATCCAGCCGCCCGCAAAATGGCAGAAGCCAAGCCGGATATGCCCGCAAAAAATCTCTCGGCTTTGTTTACGCCCTTAGAAAATCTCTTGTCAAGTTGGAATTTTGAAACAATCGGTTCGGCTTGGGAACAAACAACTTATAATCCGCAGTTGCACCAGCCGGATGTTGAGGATATCACAGAAGGAGAGTTAGTTTATGTTAGATTTGTCGGCTATCGGAATGGAGAGCAAATTCTTACTCCTGCTAAAGTTAGTCGCACTCTTCCAGCAGGCATGAAAAAGTAA